The Nitrospinaceae bacterium DNA segment GCCTACGAATGCGGGTAGTTTCAGGCGACTCAAGGTGCATATTCGAGACGGTTGTATCGCGGGCGGAGGCAAACACCCAACTAGTATGTCGGTGGCGACGACGAATCTCGCCGACAGGGTGACGAACCCCGTGCAGCGAGCGTTCTCGAAAATAAAGGACGGACTCGGACTCGCCGAGTGTGGCCCGATTTTCCCCGCCTCGTTGGGGGTCATCTCGGGTGTCGATCCCCGGAACGGGGATGAGCCGTTTGTGAACCAGATTTTTCTGCTCGATACGGGCGGGGCGGCGGCGGCGAAGACCGATGCCTGGTTGACGATATGTCACGCGGGAAACTCTGGCATGTGTTTTATCGACAGCGTTGAACTTGATGAACTTCATTTTCCGTTTTTAGTGAATGAGAGAAAACTCGTTGCGGATACCGAAGGCGCTGGGCGTACGATTGGCGCGCCGTCGGGCTATTGCGAGTACGGCCCGGTGGGCGGTGGCGATCTGGAAGTTGTCTATGTGGCGGACGGTGCGATCAACAATGCCAAAGGAACGCGAGGCGGTCACGATGGTGCGCGGATCAGAAACTACCATCGCACGATTGATGGCGATCTGGTCGAACTGCCAGCCTGTGAGGATATTATCCTCAAGCCGGGGGAGAAGATTGTTTCTTATTCATCGGGCGGCGGGGGTTACGGCCCGCCAATTGAACGGCCCGCCGAACAGGTGAAATATGACGTAGACGAGGGTTGGATATCTAATGAGCGCGCCTTCGAAGTGTATGGCGTAGTGATCGGGGAGGATGGCGCCGTCGATGAGGCGAGGACCGGAAAGAGGAGAGCCTCGCTTGCCGAGAGTGTATGAATACAACTTTTTGGGATGCTGAAACAGGAGGAGCGTAGCATGAGACTAAAGGATAAGGTTGCCATCGTTACGGGCGGCTCGTTGGGGATTGGAAAGGCGATTAGCTTGGCTTACGGGCGCGAGGGGGCCAAGGTCGCCGTGGTGAACCGGACAAAAGAGAGCGGCGCGGCGGTGGTGAAAGAAATTGAGGGTGCAGGCGGTGTGGCCCAGGCATTTCCATGCGATGTTTCAAAAAAGGCTGAAGTCGATGCGATGGTCAGCGGCGTGGCCCAGGCCTTCGGGACGGTGGATATCCTGATGGGTAACGCTGGAGTCATGATCAACAAGCCGGCTGAGGAATATACCGAAGATGAATGGGACACCGTTATCGACATCAACTTGAAGGGAAATTTTCTGCTTTCCCAGGCGGTGATTCCTATCATGAAGAAAAAAAAGTACGGCAAAATTGTTTTCACGGCTTCAATCGCGGGAACGCATGCCTTTCCCAATGCGCTGCCCTACTGCGCGAGCAAGGGGGGGGTCGTGATGATCACCAAGGCGCTGGCTGCCGAGATTGCCAAAGAAGGGATTAACGTCAACTGTATCTCTCCAGGCAACACTGCCACCCCCCTCAATCAGCATCTTCAGGACGATCCAGAATTCGTGAAGCTAATGGCGAGTTTTACGCCAACGGGTCGCGCCTATATCACGGTCGAGGAGATGGCCGGGGCCGCCGTGTTTCTGGCCTCGGATGAGGCGAGCGCCGTCCACGGGTTGGACATGATTGTCGATGATGGTTGGTGTGTAATGTAGGGAGCAGGATCGAGATATCCCCCCTTTAGATTAAAAAAGCTACATCGCCGCCGGTAGATGTTCAGGATGGC contains these protein-coding regions:
- a CDS encoding SDR family oxidoreductase → MRLKDKVAIVTGGSLGIGKAISLAYGREGAKVAVVNRTKESGAAVVKEIEGAGGVAQAFPCDVSKKAEVDAMVSGVAQAFGTVDILMGNAGVMINKPAEEYTEDEWDTVIDINLKGNFLLSQAVIPIMKKKKYGKIVFTASIAGTHAFPNALPYCASKGGVVMITKALAAEIAKEGINVNCISPGNTATPLNQHLQDDPEFVKLMASFTPTGRAYITVEEMAGAAVFLASDEASAVHGLDMIVDDGWCVM